The Halocalculus aciditolerans genome includes a window with the following:
- a CDS encoding winged helix-turn-helix transcriptional regulator, producing MDSPPPTSVAEYLTRNGAFVVLYEVASGAKRFNEIEDSVNKSSRTLSNRLQDGTSIDLWEKKTSQKEAHLPQRYWLTDKGQRVWEKMQDLDYPHHLVKYRTYRDEKESREEQLQEWVEEKEL from the coding sequence ATGGACAGCCCGCCTCCGACCTCTGTAGCCGAATATCTCACTAGAAACGGCGCTTTCGTCGTATTGTATGAAGTAGCATCCGGCGCAAAGCGATTCAATGAAATCGAAGACAGCGTCAATAAGAGTTCTAGAACTCTATCCAACCGACTTCAAGACGGGACCAGCATTGACTTATGGGAGAAGAAAACATCCCAGAAAGAAGCCCATTTACCGCAACGATATTGGTTGACAGACAAGGGCCAACGAGTCTGGGAGAAAATGCAAGACCTGGACTACCCACACCACCTTGTGAAATATCGCACCTACCGGGATGAAAAGGAATCCCGAGAAGAACAACTCCAAGAATGGGTT